Sequence from the Sardina pilchardus chromosome 15, fSarPil1.1, whole genome shotgun sequence genome:
CCTTATGTCATACCTCTCACATAATGTGGTCAAAGCTCGCATAAAGTACAACGTGCAGGTGAGTAGCCTACAATTTTGCCATTTAAATGCAAAGTGATTTATGTAATGTAAGCATTCCTGATTTGAAAATGTCTGAATGTAAAAATGTCTGTTGCTATATAAATTATATaacataataatgataataatcataatcataatcataatcataataatagtaataataatatatcaTGATGGAAATCAGCTCTCTATTTCATATTGTAAACgtttcttttattattaatgGCTGTTATTCCATCTGCCATTCCACAGTACCCTAAACTATACAGTGATAATCCGGAGACCGGAGAAATCTTCAACTGCATCCAGAGGGCACATCAGAACACGTATGTATGAAATGAATAATAGCATAAAATGTAGCCTGATTAatgttagacactaaaaaactcAATTTCTCGCATCTTTGTAGAAATGAGGCCCTTATGCCTTTCTATTTCTTCCTGGCTGTTGGAGGCATTCCACATCCAGTAAGTAAACCAGAATGTGGTATAACTCCAGTGCATTCATCTTATgagatgacatacagtatgtttgaggaactgattatgtgtgtgtgtgtgtgtgtgtgtgtgtgtgtttcagcgtATAGCCAGTACCCTGGGAATGACCTGGATTATCAGCAGGGTGATATTTGCCAAAGGCTATTATACTGGAGGTAAGGAGATgcgatgaagagagagaatatgccTAAAGAATGTTTGGCTCTGAATGACCACTTAACATCTTACTTATTCAAAGTGTcatgtggtaggcctacagaaGTTTTGCATTATATTTGCATTATTCACCATAGCACATTTTAGGCTGTGCAGTGTTTTAATCCATTAATATGATAACCTGCAGTGCTggatgtttgtacagtatgttctatgtagcctataggtCAAATTAAAAATGAATTTTCCCCGTTTTTTTAAAATTCATATCGACAAGTGCCACAtctgtagcctggcaagccaaactacacagaaatgtagggtgcgtctagatttctagtcTACCACATCTGACCTTGGACTAATCTTTATATCAACCATCCCAAAACCACTTCCCTCCAGTACTGCTACATTGTGAACTCTGGATGGATTAAGCACACCACTAATGCACTGTGATATTTGGAATTTGCTTGGCAGACCCTTCTAAAAGGAGACGTGGAGCATTTGGGGACCTCGCACTCGTCGGACTCTTCCTGACTGCTGTGAATTGTGGGAGACTTATGCTGGGCTGGGGCTGGAAATGAATAACCAATGTTCAAGACAGATCAATGTGATTGACCGTGCAGTGAATTGACCAGTTGTGCCCAATGCCAATCGTTTTGACTGGGAAAGTCATGGACACCAGCGGCACCTGTTCTATCTCACCCTGTGTTTATACCCTGTTGGAATTAACGGAGGTGGATGTTGTGCTAATTCAGTGTTTGAAGAAATTATTTGCTATGTTTGTGAACTGATTGTGATGCTTCTACAGGGCACCTTCATGTAACATTTGGTTTAAAATTCCTTGCAAATTATAGACTTGCGACCAAAACATTTTTCTGCTCAGTATCAAGTGATTTAAATCTTTGACTTTAATGACTTAAATCTTCGACTTTAATGACTTAAAAGGGGTGTGCAGACCATGTATCCAGCACAGAGCAAGTAATAAAAGCTATTTCTAAAAATATATGTTATATTAATGATGAAGAAAATATCAATCTCTTATCGGTTCACGGCAAGTtcttttttaaagaaaacatattaatgcaaatgcaaatgcaaagtGAGTGAGGATGAAGACAGTGTCCTGAATGCTATTTTTCTTTGGGAATAGGTCTACATACAGTGCCCTCACAAATGATTGGCACCCCTGGTAGagttgactaaaaacaggtgtaaaaacaaaataatcttTTTCGGCAATATATTGTaatcccacaatgaaaacaatgaggaaatccATCtttgaagggaagcaaatttattctgagaaaaaaaataccTCATAGGCTATGGTACTTGCTTTAAAAGACAAGTGTCCCTGCATTTAATACCTTGTTAAGCCTCCCTTTGCCAATAAAACAGCTCGTAATATTCCCCTATGACATCCCATTAAGTTGGAGAATACAAAGCAAGGAGTTTCAGGCTATCCCTTTTTACAAAACAAGAGTTTAGGTCAGGGGACggaaatggcaatggcaaaagCTTGATTATTTTGGtacattgacctgatgaatgatccaatcatgaacCACTTTTAGTGTCCTGGCAGAGATTGATAACCTGGGAATACCCATACGAACCtttggcacatttttaaaacctttgtttacaagattgcTGTACTTCTGAAGTGAAGAGTAAGAGTTTAACacaccaatttaagtttaatttcactgctagttatGCCCCTGCTGGACGTCATCAACAAACTTTTTCAAGACCCACTCTCAATCTCGATTGAGAAGGATGTAGTATCaaggtcattccacctcaattcaacaaatgccttctgcttgaccatctcagatttccttaaaatgtaccacctaaagagtaaccaacttagccaaaatattagattggtatacctaatacatccagagaaaaacatttttgatcaTGGTACctcccttctgatttttggcacattggcgccctcatctaaatctgcagcaaagttcagatgtcattttaACTACTGCTGAAAGACACTATTTCCAGGGTAGAAAGACCCTCTGATCAACTactataaatacagtataaatcTATAACATTTCGTGTAAGATTTTCTAGGAATACCAATAATTGTGGCagatgtgtttagtgtgtgttaaatgtgtgtgtgtgtgtgtgtgtgtgtgtgtgtgtgtgtgtgtgtgttatatttctTCATGAGGTGTCTGCTAGTCATGACCGTATTGCCCAACAACCCAACACTGTTATTGATGATGCAGAGGTTGTCCCACCGATCAGTCTTTGGTCATATAATGGAATTCATGTGAGCAGGACAAGTAACCCTAAAAAAACTTCCCCTCAGATGCAAGTGGATGGACACCACGCCTCAATGAGTAAGCAGAGGTACAgccagtgtgtgggtgtgtattacACAACAAGGGAGGGAGGGCCCATACCTAGCGTTGGTCTCCAAAGAAACTTTCAAACTTCAAGTTGAAGttcattttgcattttattttttactccGGTATAGCTACATTGTGTAAATTAAGCCTGCCTGTTttattacatatacagtaccatCACGATCTAGCCAGAAACATAATGGTGACGCTTTCAAAAGAATATGGATGTGTTGTTCTCACAGGCTGCGCTTCCTTTGTACTCGTGAAGTACCTGTCCCACAAGGTGTGCAAGGCTCGCAAAGAGTACAATGTAGAGGTAAGCGTttaattttcatttaaaaaaacgaCAACAAAAGAATGGAtatttgttgtggttgatgtaAACTGTTTAACTTACCATCTGCTTTACCACAACGTCCAAAGAAGCACAGCGATGACACGGACATCTTGAACCGTATACAGAAGAATCATCGACAGACGTGTGTATAGCCTACTCCTGGGGAACTGAAAACTAAAAAGATTGTGGAATTCCAGTGCTGAGTGTTGAATAGAACAAACCTGGAGAgttatcatactgtacatacatacatacacaatacaTAAGTAGATTAATTGTGTGCAAAATTATTTTCCCTTTCCACTTCCAGTAATGAAACAATTGCtccattcctctttctcttgtccACTGGAGGACTTCAGCATCCGGTAAGAGTCAATGTATTAGTGATCTTGATGCCAATTTAGGCTACCTGTTTAATCTCAAATAAATTATATTGCATGTTTTCCAGCGCCTGGCCAGTGCTTTGGGAATGTTTTGGATTGGTAGCAGGGTGGTCTCTGCACATGCATGTTGTATTGAAGGTAAATATAACCTAAGTCTCATGCTGATGTTTCCTATATGGGCACTATGGTCAGAAAGCTCCAAGCTGAGTCTCATGTCTACCAAGTGAATATTATTACACTGAAGTTAAACATGGAAATTATTTTTGCCAGTCACTGTGGTAGCAGAGATTAAACAGTATAAAGAgccatttattttacatttgtATACTTAGATAGGCGAGCCATAAACATAGAACtatttcattttgctttgtGCTCTCTCTTCTGTTAATGATAGATGCTGCTAAACAACAGAGGGGGAAGCTGGGGGAGGTGGCCCTCTTTGGGCTGTTCCTTTGCTCACTGGACACTGGGAAGGTTTTACTAGGCTGGAAAAGACCCTACTTTCCTAGACGCTTTCTTGTGCAAGTGTAAAAAGAGAATTGTCTGATTTTTTATCTTGTTCTATACTTGTCACTTGTGTTGCACTGTCAATGTAATGCTTTGGTTATTATTTTTCATCTCCAACATTTTTACctaactaaataaaaaaaataacaggtGCTATATTAAAATATTCAGTTACGAACCAACTTTGCCCACTCAAATATTGCTTCCTGTTTGAAAACCATGTTTATTCAGTCCCTGCCCAGTGACTGCTGCTGTGCCACTCATCCCAAAGGGTGCGGCCACAGCAAGTATGTGGCCCTTGAATCAACAAGCACCTAAACCTGGGCAATTTCACCTTTGTACAGTGAGTTGTGATTAGAACAAAGATTAGACTAATAGTGACCTTATATGATGGTGTCAAAATGGGAGTAGGTAAATACATTATGCTTCCCATTGGGTTCCTCTTTGCACAACTCAATAACCTTGAGCAGACATTATACATGACAGGACTGGTTAAGTGGAACAGAGGTAGGACTGCTGGTCCTTCTAAGATAATGAAAGAGTTATGTTGGGTTGGGTG
This genomic interval carries:
- the LOC134102520 gene encoding glutathione S-transferase 3, mitochondrial-like → MVPVTDEYGYVVLTGCSTFFLMSYLSHNVVKARIKYNVQYPKLYSDNPETGEIFNCIQRAHQNTNEALMPFYFFLAVGGIPHPRIASTLGMTWIISRVIFAKGYYTGDPSKRRRGAFGDLALVGLFLTAVNCGRLMLGWGWK
- the LOC134102521 gene encoding glutathione S-transferase 3, mitochondrial-like isoform X2; translated protein: MVTLSKEYGCVVLTGCASFVLVKYLSHKVCKARKEYNVEHSDDTDILNRIQKNHRQTNETIAPFLFLLSTGGLQHPRLASALGMFWIGSRVVSAHACCIEDAAKQQRGKLGEVALFGLFLCSLDTGKVLLGWKRPYFPRRFLVQV
- the LOC134102521 gene encoding glutathione S-transferase 3, mitochondrial-like isoform X1; this encodes MVTLSKEYGCVVLTGCASFVLVKYLSHKVCKARKEYNVEKHSDDTDILNRIQKNHRQTNETIAPFLFLLSTGGLQHPRLASALGMFWIGSRVVSAHACCIEDAAKQQRGKLGEVALFGLFLCSLDTGKVLLGWKRPYFPRRFLVQV